GTTGTGGAATTCAGTTAACTCTTAGCATTCTCTGGTGCCTATCTGTAATGGGCCCTGGAGGATGTAGCCACGACAGCGATGTCaaaaggcagagaggaaagacCACTACTCATCAGGGGTTTTCTGGACTGTCATTCCATACAGCAGATACTGACAGAACAAGTAGAGACCGGTCATGCCTTAGCTTTCTTCTTTCCAAAGCACCTTCCTAACcagaaactggggcttagagaggTCCATCAAAACTTACCCAAAATAACACAGTAAATTAAGTTTCCCCAAACCTAGCCGAGAATGACCTTTAACTGCATCTTAACCTCCAGATTAACAGCTTAGGGCTCACACTCCCACCTGCCAAGCGTGGAAAGCTGTTAGGGTAAGAGTGGGGTTGTTGGGCAGGAAAGCAGGGCTGGAGTCAGCCATGTCAAGGGTCTTGGTCTCTTCCACAGAGCTGGCAGATGACATCTGCTGCCTCCTCAAGGAGCCCTGTGCCCTGCGGAGGGCTGGCCCACTCCCTGGCAAGGCCATACCTCTACCTGTGACTGTGCAGAGGACACCACTCAACTGGGAAGAGCTGGACAGGTGAGGGGCCCCTGGAATGTGAAGATGGAACAAAGGAGAGTTAGAAGGACCCACCCCTGGGGACTCGGAATGGGCTTGTCACTTTCAGGGACATCTGGGAGCCAATGAGCACTCACTGAACTCATAAAGGCTAGCCCAGGCTCAGCAGGTCTGCAGGGGGGACTAGCAGGGAGGCAAAAGTGGGCATGGATATAGAGTATGCCTGGGCACCAAGGTGGCCAGGATGGAAGGAAGGTCAGACAAGATGGGGTACAACAGGGAGCACCAGTCCTGAGTGAAGTCAAGCAGGGGTTTGATCTCATAAGGAACAGGGAACCACTGAGTTTTTTCAGCAGGTTTTGAGAACACGGAACTGTGTGGTAAGTGCAGGGAGGAGCATGAGGCTCCCTGACCCAactcttttcccctctccacAGCTCCCTCCTGTTTTCTGAAGCATCTGCCACAGGAGAGGAGTCCCTCCTCAGTGAGGGGCTCCGGGAGGCCCTTAGCTCCTACCTCAGCCTGACTGATGACATCTCCTTGGACGATGCCAAGGACCAAAGCAGAAGCCGAAAGGGGAACCAAGGCTGTAGCACCTAGAACCCTAACTCAGCCCAGCCTGACTGAGCACCCCAGAGGCAAGGCTGCACACTGAGTGAGGGGAGGGCTGGACATGGACACATCCCAGGTCCCACCTGTATCCTCTGTTCCTTGCTCTCTCAGCCATAAGAAATCACTTAACCTCCTCCCAGTGCCATGACCCTGCCTACAACCTCTAGTTCAAGTACAGACCAGTTAAGAACAGGGTCAGGGCTCCAAAAAGAGACTAAACCTCTGGGGTCTGACCCAGTCAGTTCCTGAGTTTGGGATTTCCAATACCATCTTCCACCCCTTGCCTGAGTCTCATTCTACATCCCCACACCCCTACCCACAAGGTAGAAAACCACCACTAGtatcaaggaggaaaaaaaaatcatttaaagaaaatttaccAGTCTCACTCAGAATGCCACCACACCTCAAAAGGTAGGACTGCAGCCTAGAAGGGACAGGAAGCAGAGGGGATGGGTGACTTACCACAGCAGCAGGAACTGGGCTGTCCAGCTTCCACCTGACCACAGAGCAGGACCTCCTACAGTCCAGGTCCTCGATGTCCCCATTAAGCCCCTTTTCTGGACAGTCCTAGGTCTCAGAGCTTTCATTTTGTGGCTTATCATTGGAACCTGGCTAAGCTTTCCTGGCTACAACAGCCTTGCCACCTTGTGGCCAAATGCAAAATGACACCATTTGAGTCTAGCACTGCAGTGAGATCAGTCACATTTCTCAGTGCTGGGCAGGAGCATCAGGGCACCAGAAGGTGGTAAGCCTCTCTCCACAAAGATAAGGCCACAGCCTATAACAACTCCAGCCCTTGATTTCCTTGTTGCCCCTGAAGGGAAAGAGGCCTGGCTGGTGCTGGTtaagggagcagggagaggaaggagagggaagaaggatggGAGGCACCACCACTAGCGCGCCTACTTGGTTCTAAAGCTAGAGGTTAGGTGGGAAAGGCTTTACCATGCACCATCAACAGGGTCTCAATTAAAGATCTGATTTATTCAAGTATCTGAAAACATTCTACAATGAAAACTGTTATTAGAAGCTGCTTATACTGTGCTATGGACCACTCACatattgccatactgttttcagAAGACTTGAAATGCCAATGATAGTTTAAAAATTGTACACCTGATGGAGAAGGAAGACAATTTAATGTTTCATCCGGATCCAGAGGTGCATCAAATTAAAGGACAGCTCCAATCTGCAAACAACGTTTCATGATGGTATCCAAGAAGAAATGGTTGGTGATAGACAATTCAGAAATGCTTCCCCAAAAGGCGGatggttctttaaaaagtttcagGTCACAACCTTTGCAGAAGATACCTGACGCCCAACACACTGATTCTCGGTCCAGGAAACATAGGTCTTCCAGGTTCCATGTGGCTGGGTGCCCTGGCAATCATGTTTCTGTGCTGTAACTAAGAGGCCCCTTTGGAGCAGCGGGGGCTGTACATCATCAGTCATAGTGGATGGCAGTGTAAAAGATGATCCAAATGACCTTGAGAGGAAACAAGCAATGTTCGTTAAGTCCCCTGACCAACAGGGTCAACACAGGCTTCATTCCACAGAAcaaaaatgctctaaaaatgtGTGCATGGTGGGCTTCCCAGGGGCTATCCAATGCATAATCTGCTTGGGGGCTTACATAATTTCACCGAAATCAAGCTTTCTCTAATAGAGCCCAGGACTACCTTCCTGCTCCCAAAGCGACCCTGGACAAGTCTCTTCCCCTGCCAAAGAGCAACCAGAGTGTTATAGATGTGGAAATGATACAGGTAAAGCAAACTAAACTGCTAGTAAGTGTTAGGATTAGCagcaaatgtgaaaacaaaaccaCCATCCACACTGTCAGCTTCGTATCAAATAAAGCACAGGTTCTTAAACTGGCTAACCTCTGCAATCTCTGGGACctttaaaaacagagagagagacgcCCAAGCACTACCTCCCAGAGATTTTGATTTTATTGGTTTGGGCTAGGgtctattaagaaaataaattaataaacaaaacttTGCGATATATTCATATTCCATAAAGTTcatccttttaaagtatacaattcagagggttttagtatattcacagagttgtggaAACACTCTGGAGCACTTTCATTGCCCTCAAAACAAAACCTGTTCCTATTATCAGTTacttcccatttcccctcccaccccctgccactggcaaccactaatctactttttatccatgtggatttgcctattccggacatttcacataaatggactCATTCCAtacgtggtcttttgtgtctggattcttttacccagcataatgtttccaaggttcatccatgtggtagcctgtaccagtacttcattcctctttatggccaaataatactctattgtataGTATACAACATTTTACCTAgtcattcatcaggtgatagttGTCTGcattttttggcaattatgaataatgctacaaaTGTATTTGTAAAAGTTTCCCAgtttctaatgtgcagccagagcTGAAAGTCAGACATAGAAGCTGACAATGAGCCCTGGATTTGCATACCACAGGCAGACTACACAGTGTATCTATCACACCTCATCTTTTGGGACAACATTACTGGAGAAAGAACATGCCTTCCAGCTTTAGgagtcttaaaaaatgataccCAAATCACACAGTGTAACTTAATCACGGGGCTCCCCTTGACTGACCTCTCATGAAATGACAAAACTTGCAGTAAAATTAGCTACACATACCATGAACAAGGCAAAAGATGTCATAAACCCTTCTTTGGTGAGCTCCCATGTGCCGCCATATTCTTCCTCATCTATCTGTAGGTAGTTGCTGAAGTACAGGTACAGGACTCCTGCATTGATCAGGCAGAATCTGGAGCAAGGGAGGACAAGTACCAAACACAAACTGTAAGCTTAGAAGACTCAATGCCCACCAACACAGTCCAGCCCTATCAGGGCACTTGCTGTTGCACAATTAACTGTATTCTGGGGGCAAGTGAAATAATACATGAAAACGCCTAGGCCCTCAATGGAGCTGCCCACTTGGTTGAGCTAGGGACTTGAAGAATGAGCAATTCTTTTTAGTTCACCtgcaaaactaaatttaaaaaattttaactagcattcactgagcacttatTAACCACATGCCAAGCTCTATGAGAcaggaggagcaggaagggctGAACAGAGGCCCTCTCCAATAATGCAAAACTTCAGCAGACAGAACACAACTATCACACTCAGTTCCCAGGCAAATTATAAATAATGAGACCTGAGGAAATGGTTTTACCTTAAGAGGCCCTAACTGGTGGCCATGCCAGAAACCAGGAGAAGCCAAGTTGGGGTCCAGATAGAGGGCAGtgaaggcaggaagtggggaggacACGATCACTAGAACTGAGCACCAGAGCAGTCCCGCCCTAAGCCCGGGCAGCTGGGTCAGACAGATGGAGTGAGGGAGTTTATGTGAAAAAATCAGTGTCCTTGGGCCCTTTCCAAGAGCAGGGGAAAAGGTGCCAACCAAAAGAGGGAAGGGATTTATTTGGAGTGAGAGAAACTGGCTCTGGTAGGACAGTGTGGGAATGAACTCTAGAAAACAAGCAGTCCTGAAAAAGTGGCATGATGGGTAAGCCACTCCAAGGTGAATTCACTCCAAACACCTCATTTCTTACATTTCTTGTCTATTGAGAAATAGTCATATTTTATCACTCTTTGTAAAGCTAATCATACAATTGCAGTGAACCCTGCATGGAGTACCTATGATGTACTAAGTACTATGTTTAGCAATTTATTTGCATTATCTCATCAAAGTCACACATCAATCTCACAAGGAAGGCACTTTTATTTCCCTGTTTTGATAAGGAAAATCAGCCTCAGAAAGTGAGCCCAAAATTATGTAGCTTCAaactggcagagctggaatttgaatccagagCTTTctataaagtgaaaagaaaaaaagtctctgtGCAGCCTTACTCATCTGCCATAGTGGGAAAGGTACGAGACTAGCTCAAGTCTTTGCTGTATTATTCCCAGATTGGGCGACTTCAAAGAAATCTGTTAGGAATTCTGCAAGATGAGATAGGTGCAGGGCAGCTGAACCAGCGTCATCCTCTCCTAGAAAAGCGGCCTGGGGAAGACAAGAGGCCCCCTTTGCTTTTAGACTGCCTTCCCCTTTCTCcggcattttccttttctctgaggtttttgtttttgtttttgtttttaaatagaaagctCAAATGGGGTGACCAATTCTAAAAATGTACCTATATACCACTTCCAACCTGGGAGGACCTCTATGAACCCCAGGTCCTGCCTGTGTCTCATCACCCTCAATCAGTCCTCATCAAATGTTTGCTTTGTCAAAATCAGGCAGGGGATGAACCCTCACTGGCTTTCTTGGACAAATGTTTTGCTCAGCATCATAAATCAAAAACCTCTAGGAGAGTTTCCTTTCGGGTTATCTTCTGAGAGAATAGGCAACTCAAATGAGTTTGAAATAATTTCACCCCAAAGCAAGGGAATGATGAGATGTGATCACAATTAGAACAATCTACGTGATTTTCCATCGGTTTGACAGTTTGTATTCCCTGTGTGAAAAGAGAAAAGGCCAGAGGCCTGCCTGTCCACTTCCACCATAACTTCCCACAATTCCTATCTTAAGACAACTCCCACAAATACTTTTACTTCAATCTAGTGGGCATGCAGACTCACTTTCAGTGGCTTGTTAAAAAGCTGAGCCATGACCAGAGGCTGGTGTCAACTGTGCTGTCACTGGCCACAGGAGCACAGTAAAAGATGGAGACCAATTTCCTACTTTTTCACTGCCTATAAAATGCAGAGACCTAAGACAATTTCCGACAACACCAAGATTCAGGACATCCAACACAGTGCACAGGTGGTGGTCATTAAGTACAGAAGTTCTTCCACTTGCCAAACTTCCATAGACACAAAGGTCATGCCAGAGCTAGATGTCTGCTACCAACAGGCAATACGGCAACCTCTTGCATGAGGTCACTCTGGacccatgaatgaatgaactggcCAAGATCTTTGGAACGGTGACATGCCTGACCTAAGATGCTCCCAGGCCTGCTGAACTGAGGAGTGATGCGCCAAACCTAGGAATGCCATCATGGGGCCAGCTTTTTGCTTGCgcgcgcacacactcacacaaatcCTCCAGAGGAGCAATggacttttccaaaaaaaaaggaaaataaaatctctctttgaaaataaatgatacCATGAACATGCAAGATACCCAAGACTTACCCTGCTATTCCCAAGAAACCTCGCAATGGTAACACTCCCCAAATGACACCTAGGACCACAGCAATGATCTGTCGGAACCAGTAGATTACATCTAAAAATTCATCCTGTAGAAAAGAGAGAATGCATGTATTATCTGGAGTGGGTGCCACAAGAGTGCCTTTTGTAATAGATGAAGAATAAAAAAGCTTTCTGCTAAACCCATCTTCCAGGGaaattttcccccaaagcagTGGTATATGGTTCTCTAATCTCCACAGCTTCTtataataaaatgagatttaaaaaaaaagagatataataGTTATCTTAAGGGATGACTTCCCTTCCAGGGCCTGTGCtctaaataaaacttttagaaaaatcatttttttttcagaagctgaaaaaataaaatggctgtAATAGTAACTGTGCTTCCTGCTACAGGAAAATTCTTATCTGACCTGGGGAGACCCGGACAGACTGACCACAAGCAGAGAGGCTGACTGTTAACCAATTCAGCACCACCTACCTACACATTGAATTTTAAGTAAGtcaaaggagagaaaggattAGAAACAAAAGTGCTGGAGGCAGGTGCCAACATATCTAATTTTCAAACAAGAACATGGAAGACTCAAGTTTCTGACCTGCCCTAGATTGCATAAACCAGTCCTtatacaaggaaagaaagaaatgacacagCAAATCAGAAAGGTTTTACAAGAGCTCGGCAGGACtcggggcaggaggagggcaccATCAGGAAGtgcctcccatcccccacccctttACAGGAACTCCAGGAAAACCTATTTCATCAGTCCAAAAAAACAAGGGAAACACTGCAAATAGAACATTCTTTTCAAGCCAACTGTAATCAAGCTGCTTGTGATGATTCCTTCCACATCATGGAGCAGGGTTGGGGAAGTGCTTACACTCAGATCTTCTGAATGAGCGTGACCAGTAAGGGTATCTTGAAGCCCCCCGACCATTTCCTCACACACATTTGGTGgtttctctccatccctccccccaTGCGGAAGATGGTCTCAGTCTCTCCTCTCTGAATTACTGAGgtattcagttttctcattctaCAGTAAAGCCATGGCAGCTCACATGTAGTGAGCCTCGCTATGTGCTAAACGCTTTAACGCACCACGGCACCCTGCTTCAGAGTTGTTCTGAGCCTTGAGTGAAATGATACACAGGGAGCGCCTGACACGTAGCAAATATTTAGTGTAAGTCTGTTACCGTACTGTTCGTGCTAACGACAATGGCAAGTAGTTAATTCGGATAAAATAAGTCACTTATTCAAGATGCTACTGAGAGTAAAAGTCGGAGATCGAACAGAATTCAGCTCACACGCCGTTCAGTCACACGACCGGCCGGGTGGCAACTCTTCTGCCCACTCCTTGCTGCTGGCTTCACCCTTAGGCCACTCTGTGGTGAGCCTCAAGCCGGGCCGTTAGGCCCAGGCCCGCCAAGTTCGTCCCGACACCCTCGGGCCACCTGCCCCACCATCCCGAACACTCGGCCGCACCGGGACGGGGGCAGAGGCAGGCTCGGGCCTGTCCATTAGTCCCCGAGTCCCAGCCGGCTCCTCGAATGTGCGCCTTCGCCAGGTCCCACCGCACCTTGTCCTCCCAGGCCGCATCGCTCCGCAGCACTTTGCTCCAGACAGAGACTTTGAGGGCCCCGTTGGCCAGCTGCGGCTGAGGCGACTCCTCTTTCCGCCGCCCGCCGCTCATCCTCCCGTCGCGCCGCCCGGGCCGGGCCTGGGGCGCGCGGGCCGAGCTATAAGGGGTCGGGGTTTGGGGTCGTGGCGagctgggcggcggcggcggcggcggcggcggcggcggcgacaggATCAGCTGATGGGTTACGTGCTACGCCTGCGGCTGCCCTCACTTGGCCAAGCCGCCCAACTCTGCTCGCTGGGCCGAGACCGGGAGTTCGGAGGGCGGAGCAATGCAGCGCCGCACAACGTATTCACGCAGCCAATCGGCGGCCTCGCAGCCGTCGCTCCGGCGCAAACGCTCTACGAGCGGCGGAAGTGACGGCAAACTTCCGCCAGCCGCGCGGTAGGGTGAGAATGAAGGGACAATCTTGGTGGGGACGGCTACACAAGCGCGAGGAGGCGCTGTGGAGACTGACAAACGGTGTCTGAGGCGAAAGCGGAGGTTGGTTAGACATGAGCGTCGCCCAATCCGCCACAATTTGTCCCTTCGGGCAGCGGGGCAGAACACGGCTCTGTTTCCCCCGAGGCGTCCTTTCGAGCCCATCCTTGCTCCCCGGGAGCCCCAAGTTGCCCCTCAGAATTTAGCCTTTACTCGTTTTCTCCTCTAACCCAGCAAGTCCCGTAGGACCTCGTTCAGGAAGTTAATTCTTTTCTGTAATAGCTTAGTGTCTCCTCAAGCCTAGCACCCTCTTTTGGCAAATGTGAGCCCTGAGATTCAAAGAGGGGGAATGATTTTCTAAGGCTATGTACCATGTTGGAATCAACTGAGGAGTCCTCAGGGAAGTGAAGCGGAGAGAGTACTTTATTAGGTATCAGAATATTTGAGCATTTATCTATTTGTGTCTTCACTATGGGCTTGATTAGTGGGTCACAGAGTCTGTTTCTGGACCAGCAGCGGCtgcatcacttgggaacttgaTTAGAGATACAATTCTCAGACCCCACCGCAGACCCACTGAATAAGAAATTCTGGGGATGGTGCCCATAATCAGGGTGTCAGTAAGCTCTCCAGGTGGTGCCATGTGCACTGTGCTGTATAACTAGGCACATCAATCCTGTGTGGATGGGTTTATAGAGGCAAAGTAACTTGTCCAGAATCGGTCAGCTCGTACATGGGTCTGAATTCAATATCTGCACTCTTAATCTTaaagtcttaaaaacaaaaacaaaaacaaaacaaaacagttaagATCAGAACATCCTCTGCATATCTGTCAAAATTCACGTGTAATTCTCCACTTTGGGTGAACAACAGAATCTCCTAGGAAGCTTTTCCAGAATACCATAACTGTTTTATCTCATTCAATACATTGAGTGGGTATGGGTCTCAAAAGTCCACACTGCGTAGGCGTTACTCTGTCTGGACCTAGTGGGACGGCCATATACCTGACATAGGTACACATTTTCAGTCCTAACTTCCACATGGATCTTGTTCTTATCAGAAATCCCTCCTCTGAACCAATTTTCCTCCCATAATCAAAAACTATGGTAAAGCCTAACCAGCTCACTCCAGCTTAGATGTGTACCATTGAtagaaaatctgttttacagattcCCTGGTGGCATGCAACGATGGAGGCAGACTGATCATTCTGTCATAGAATGTTGGAAGAATACTTTGCCCatggacaaagacagaaaaggtACGGTTTTAGTCTGCTGAGTCTGGGGGCAAAGGTTTGTAATGGAGAGTCTGATCTAGGACAGTCAGAGAAGACTGAAGTCTGAGGGAAGAGTAGGAGTTAAGAAggtgaagagggaggggaagggaagagagcatTCCAGGAGATGAAACCAGTTGGCTAAAGAATAAAGCCACAAATTGGGGAAGGATGGGGAGAATCAgcctgaataatttttttccagttttactgaagAATAATTGACCTacatcactgtgtaagtttaaggtgtacagcatgatggatggtttgatttacatatactgtgaaatgattgccaGAGTAGGATGagctaacatccatcttctcagatagataaaatacaaagaaaagaatatgaaaaaggaaaaaaaaactcttctgtgatgagaactcttaggatttactctcttaacaactttcctgtATATTGTGTGGCAGTGTTAGGTATAGTACacatgctgtatgttacatctctagtacttatttattttataagtggaagtttgtatcttttgaccaccttcttccatttcctctcccttctccctctgcctctcacaACCACAAgtatgatctctttttctatgagttttaaatttttttattgttttaaaaatattccacatataagtgagatcgtaaagtatttttttctgtctgacttatttcacttaacataatgctttCAATATCCATCCATGatgttgcaaatggtaggatttttctggtttttatgcctgaataatatttgtgtgtgtgtgtttctgtatatatctcacaatttctttatgcattcatttatcaatggacatttaagttgttttcatgtcttggctgttgtacataATACTagtatgaacatgggggtgcagatatctttttgagttggtgttttcatttcctttggatatattctcATAAGtattcaaggttcatccatgttgtatcatgtcagaatttccttcctttttaaggctgaataataactTTGTTAAATGCTTGTTAAAGTTCCACAgtatatacattttgtttatgcattcatctatTGAGGaacacttgggctgcttccacctttttgctattgtgaataatgctgcgaTGAATATGAGTGTACCAGTATCTGTTCatgtctctgctttcagttcttttggatatatacctagagtgaaattgctggatcatatgataatatctgttttaattttttgaggaatagCCATACTGTTGTCCATTGcggctgcaccactttacattctcaccaacagtgtacagaattccagtttctccacatcctcatcaacacttgttttctcattttttcacaGCCaacctaatgggtgtgaagtggtatctcatcgtgtttttcatttgcatttccctaatgattagtaacgttgagcgtcttttcatgtgtttgttgattatttgtatatctcctttggagaaatatctataccagacctttgcccatttttgagtctagtcttttgtttttttgttgttgagttttcgGAGTTCtgtgtatattctggatattaatcccttatcatatatataatttgcaaatgttttctcccattctgtaggttgccttttaacTCTGTTGATAGTATTCTTTgatacacaaaagttttaaaatttttgggaggttggggaggtaattaggtttgtttgtttgcttatttttaatggaggtactggcgattgacccgaggacctcatgtgtgctaggcatgcgctctaccactgagctataccctcccctaaaagttttaaattttaatgaagagcaatttgtctaattttttgttgttgttgcctgtGACTTTTGTGTCATAtgcaagaaatcactgccaaatccgGTGTCATCAAGTTTTTCCGTTTTCTTCCTAGTGTTTTATATTGTTGGCTCTTACGTTTAGGTCTTTCAtccgttttgagttaatttttttatatggtgttaggtaagggtccaacttcattcttttacatgtggatatccagttttcccagcatcacttgttaaggactgtcctttccccattgaatggttttggcacccttgttgaaaatcgtTTGACCAtgtatgtgagggtttatttcagGACTATTTTATTCCATTCGTCTATTTGTctctttatgccaataccactctgttttaatttctgtagctttgaaatcaggaagtgtgaatcTTCCaagtttgttcttatttttcaagattgttttgattattgaGGGTCCCTGAAGAttcaatatgaattttaggatgagtTTTTCTatacctgcaaaaaaaaaaaagtcattgggaCTTTTATATCGATTGCAGTGAATGTATAGATTGCTTTGGTAGTATTGACTTCTTAATAATATcatgtcttccaatccatgaacatgagatgtttttccatttatttgtattttctttaatttcattcagtaatgttttgtaatttttgacATATGTCTttaacttccttggttaagttaattcctaagtattttactctttttgatggtattataagtggaattgttttcttttttgagggggcttggggggaggtaattaggtttatttatttatattaaattttttttttttttttttttttttttttttttttagtggcggtactgggaattgaacccaggacctcgtatatgctaagcatgtgctctaccactgagctataccctccccccagagttgttttcttaatttcctttttggattgtagaaacacagctgatttttgtatcctgcagctttgctgaattcatttattaattcaaatgtttttgtgtgaaatctttagggttttctacatatccgatcatatcatctgcaaagaGAGATAACTTAATTTCTTCCCCCTAAAAAGAGTTAACTCTTTTTATGTCTTATGTattatattttgaagctctgaCCCTAACTCTGAGATTCATTAAGTTTGTGTTTATATGGAGGAGAGGGGTGTGTCAGAAAGTTATATTTGGGAGGGGCCTTAGATCTACATTCcaacccaaggtcacatagcaaaAT
Above is a window of Camelus dromedarius isolate mCamDro1 chromosome 18, mCamDro1.pat, whole genome shotgun sequence DNA encoding:
- the RAB5IF gene encoding GEL complex subunit OPTI, which codes for MSGGRRKEESPQPQLANGALKVSVWSKVLRSDAAWEDKDEFLDVIYWFRQIIAVVLGVIWGVLPLRGFLGIAGFCLINAGVLYLYFSNYLQIDEEEYGGTWELTKEGFMTSFALFMVIWIIFYTAIHYD